A DNA window from Methanophagales archaeon contains the following coding sequences:
- a CDS encoding DNA-directed RNA polymerase subunit N, protein MIPVRCFTCGKVISEVWDEYKERIKHEDPRKVLDDLGIKRYCCRRMLLTHEELIDEIAPYG, encoded by the coding sequence CGGTAAGATGTTTCACCTGTGGTAAAGTGATATCCGAAGTATGGGATGAGTATAAAGAGCGAATAAAGCATGAGGACCCGCGTAAGGTGCTGGATGACCTTGGTATAAAGCGATATTGTTGCCGCCGAATGCTTCTGACGCACGAAGAACTGATAGATGAGATAGCACCTTATGGGTGA
- a CDS encoding DNA-directed RNA polymerase subunit K, which yields MTKEKGKEKEKYTKYEKARIIGARALQIAAGAPVLIQTDKIDPIEIAIEEFEKGVIPITVRRKE from the coding sequence TTGACAAAGGAGAAGGGGAAAGAGAAAGAGAAGTACACGAAATATGAGAAAGCACGCATTATAGGCGCAAGAGCATTACAGATAGCCGCAGGGGCACCAGTGCTCATTCAAACCGATAAAATAGACCCTATAGAGATAGCAATAGAAGAATTTGAAAAGGGTGTTATACCGATAACGGTGAGGAGGAAAGAGTAG